In Halobaculum sp. XH14, a single genomic region encodes these proteins:
- a CDS encoding DUF4112 domain-containing protein, with protein sequence MSTRSAARRRVARARRFAELLDSSVRVPGLGVRVGLDPLLGLLPVAGDAVAACCSLLIVAEAYRLGADRRTLARMLAHVAIDASVGSVPVVGDLFDAAWKANERNADLLADAALED encoded by the coding sequence GTGTCGACCCGGTCGGCGGCCCGTCGACGCGTCGCCCGCGCCCGCCGGTTCGCGGAACTGCTGGACTCGTCCGTTCGCGTTCCCGGCCTCGGCGTCAGGGTCGGTCTCGACCCGCTGCTGGGACTCCTCCCCGTCGCGGGCGACGCCGTCGCTGCCTGTTGCTCGCTGCTCATCGTCGCCGAGGCCTACCGGCTCGGCGCCGACCGCCGGACGCTCGCGCGGATGCTGGCCCACGTCGCCATCGACGCCTCCGTCGGGAGCGTCCCCGTCGTCGGCGACCTGTTCGACGCGGCCTGGAAGGCGAACGAGCGGAACGCCGACCTGCTGGCGGACGCCGCGCTCGAGGACTGA
- the menD gene encoding 2-succinyl-5-enolpyruvyl-6-hydroxy-3-cyclohexene-1-carboxylic-acid synthase, whose product MTAGAPNRNALWARALVDELHEAGVRAVCLCPGSRSTPLTVAFSEHSEIRAFSHLDERSAGFFALGRGRRTGEVTPVVSTSGTAAANFHPAVVEAHQSRVPLLVLTADRPPELRDSGANQTIDQEKLYGDAVRWYGDVAEPEATPRKLRSLRTTAARAVAKAEGTPAGPVHLNLPFDKPLEPVPVEGDVPEDLPELAARGRDGAFVSTTEGHPVPDETEVRSVASALEAGRGLLVAGPADAPGPDPEAITALAHATGFPVLADPLSGLRFGSATRVAPVLGGYDGFLAGDGTADWPDPEVVLRFGASPTSKPLRTYLADTDARQLVVDPAAGWREAEFTATDLVVADPSRLAATVARHVSGPSSADWRDRWEAAEAAHWGAVEEAAADEFFEGRVLADVAELAPEPATVFVSNSMPVRDADRFARPRAKGLTMLGNRGASGIDGVVSTALGAGSATTDDLTLVVGDLAYYHDMNGLLALARCDVDATVVCVNNDGGGIFHMLPIEGYEPPFTEQFRTPHGLDFSHTEGLYDLAFERVEGEDRKGFRDAYADAVSSEGTQVIEVTSDAEASHRVRERLADEVTERVAGLE is encoded by the coding sequence ATGACCGCAGGAGCGCCAAACCGGAACGCGCTGTGGGCTCGCGCGCTCGTGGACGAACTGCACGAGGCCGGGGTCCGCGCCGTCTGTCTCTGTCCCGGCTCCCGCTCGACGCCGCTGACCGTCGCGTTCAGCGAGCATTCCGAGATACGGGCGTTCTCGCACCTCGACGAGCGCTCGGCCGGCTTCTTCGCGCTGGGCCGCGGGCGCCGAACCGGCGAGGTGACGCCCGTCGTCTCCACCTCCGGCACCGCGGCGGCGAACTTCCACCCCGCGGTCGTCGAGGCCCACCAGTCACGGGTGCCGCTGCTGGTCCTGACGGCCGACCGACCGCCCGAACTCCGCGACTCGGGCGCGAACCAGACCATCGATCAGGAGAAGCTGTACGGCGACGCCGTCCGCTGGTACGGCGACGTCGCGGAGCCGGAGGCGACGCCGCGAAAGCTCCGCTCGCTCCGGACCACGGCCGCCCGCGCCGTGGCGAAGGCGGAGGGGACCCCCGCCGGACCGGTCCACCTGAACCTCCCGTTCGACAAGCCGCTCGAACCCGTTCCCGTCGAGGGCGACGTGCCCGAGGACCTCCCCGAACTCGCCGCACGCGGCCGGGACGGCGCGTTCGTCTCCACGACCGAAGGCCACCCGGTCCCCGACGAGACGGAGGTCAGATCCGTCGCCAGCGCGCTGGAGGCCGGACGCGGCCTCCTCGTCGCCGGCCCCGCCGACGCGCCGGGCCCGGATCCGGAGGCGATCACGGCGCTCGCACACGCGACCGGCTTCCCGGTGCTGGCCGACCCGCTTTCCGGGCTCCGGTTCGGCTCCGCGACGCGGGTCGCGCCCGTGCTGGGGGGCTACGACGGTTTCCTCGCCGGCGACGGCACGGCCGACTGGCCGGACCCGGAGGTCGTCCTGCGCTTCGGCGCCTCGCCCACCTCCAAGCCGCTTCGAACCTACCTGGCCGACACGGACGCGAGACAGCTCGTCGTCGACCCCGCCGCGGGCTGGCGGGAGGCGGAGTTCACCGCCACGGACCTCGTCGTCGCCGACCCCTCCCGGCTCGCCGCGACGGTCGCGCGACACGTCTCCGGGCCGTCCTCGGCCGACTGGCGGGACCGCTGGGAGGCCGCCGAAGCGGCACACTGGGGGGCGGTCGAGGAGGCGGCGGCCGACGAGTTCTTCGAGGGGCGAGTGCTCGCGGACGTCGCCGAACTCGCGCCCGAGCCGGCGACCGTGTTCGTCTCGAACTCGATGCCGGTCCGGGACGCCGACCGCTTCGCGCGGCCCCGTGCGAAGGGGCTGACGATGCTCGGCAACCGGGGCGCGTCGGGCATCGACGGCGTCGTCTCGACGGCGCTCGGGGCCGGATCAGCGACGACCGACGACCTGACGCTCGTGGTCGGCGACCTGGCGTACTACCACGACATGAACGGCCTGCTCGCGCTGGCCCGCTGTGACGTCGACGCCACGGTCGTCTGTGTCAACAACGACGGCGGCGGCATCTTCCACATGCTCCCCATCGAGGGGTACGAGCCGCCGTTCACGGAGCAGTTCAGGACGCCCCACGGCCTCGACTTCTCCCACACCGAGGGGCTGTACGACCTCGCGTTCGAGCGCGTCGAGGGCGAGGACCGGAAGGGGTTCCGCGACGCCTACGCCGACGCCGTCTCCAGCGAGGGGACCCAAGTGATCGAGGTGACGAGCGACGCCGAGGCGAGCCATCGGGTTCGCGAGCGGCTGGCCGACGAGGTCACGGAGCGGGTCGCCGGGCTCGAGTAG
- a CDS encoding PQQ-binding-like beta-propeller repeat protein: protein MVSRRTTLRLAGAGLLGLAGCTDRGGRTPTATQSDTPDGSTPDGGGPTDGTPSETPGDSRIDVEGASPTWTASLGDGLVTDPVYADGHVAVVVGTTVYGVDAATGETAWTFESPVSPEGDYGRPAAELVRHDGVLYALVGISVGTGAHDHVLHALTPAGEERWTYESGTGGFHTVVGFGDEAVVLGTSDDAIGPVDSGGHAAIAVNLADGRERWRAETADAMGGSVGDDFVAVELYGGVDCFDVATGERRFQFAPDGDDRISATAVGGGRAFVGVDRYEGDEPTMHALFAETGAMDWSLSGTVVSSLRYRGDLYVGGETVARYGPTGPRRWSFDGGGLLTGVPFDPDALYTNADSSVVKLSRETGAGLWTADATDLAIPRARGGDAVVSADGQARTVFAHSAGDGSELWRASLPGEYPPTPAAGDDGAILATVDGELAMVPF from the coding sequence ATGGTTTCCCGCAGAACCACCCTCCGACTCGCCGGTGCCGGCCTCCTCGGCCTCGCCGGCTGTACCGACCGCGGCGGCCGAACGCCGACCGCGACCCAGTCGGACACCCCGGACGGCTCGACGCCCGACGGCGGCGGCCCGACCGACGGCACCCCGAGCGAGACGCCCGGAGACTCGCGGATAGACGTCGAGGGCGCGTCGCCGACGTGGACGGCGTCGCTCGGCGACGGGCTCGTGACCGACCCGGTGTACGCGGACGGACACGTCGCCGTCGTCGTCGGCACAACCGTGTACGGCGTCGACGCCGCCACCGGCGAGACTGCGTGGACGTTCGAGTCCCCCGTCTCGCCCGAAGGTGACTACGGCCGGCCGGCCGCCGAACTCGTCCGCCACGACGGCGTCCTGTACGCGCTCGTCGGCATCAGCGTCGGCACCGGCGCGCACGACCACGTCCTCCACGCGCTGACGCCCGCGGGCGAGGAGCGCTGGACGTACGAGTCCGGCACCGGCGGGTTCCACACGGTCGTCGGCTTCGGCGACGAGGCGGTCGTGCTCGGCACGAGCGACGACGCCATCGGCCCCGTCGACTCGGGCGGGCACGCCGCCATCGCGGTGAACCTCGCCGACGGGCGGGAGCGCTGGCGCGCGGAGACGGCGGACGCGATGGGTGGGAGCGTCGGCGACGACTTCGTCGCCGTCGAACTGTACGGCGGCGTCGACTGCTTCGACGTGGCGACCGGGGAGCGGCGCTTCCAGTTCGCCCCGGACGGGGACGACCGAATCAGCGCGACCGCGGTCGGCGGCGGCCGCGCCTTCGTGGGGGTCGATCGCTACGAGGGCGACGAGCCGACGATGCACGCGCTGTTCGCCGAAACCGGCGCGATGGACTGGTCGCTGAGCGGGACGGTCGTCTCCTCGCTCCGCTACCGCGGCGATCTCTACGTCGGCGGCGAAACCGTCGCACGCTACGGCCCGACCGGGCCCCGGCGATGGTCGTTCGACGGCGGCGGCCTGCTGACGGGCGTTCCGTTCGATCCGGACGCGCTCTACACGAACGCGGATTCGAGCGTCGTCAAACTGAGCCGCGAGACCGGGGCGGGGCTGTGGACCGCCGACGCGACCGACCTGGCGATCCCACGCGCCCGCGGCGGCGACGCGGTCGTCTCGGCCGACGGGCAGGCGCGGACGGTGTTCGCACACTCCGCGGGCGACGGCTCGGAACTGTGGCGCGCGAGCCTTCCGGGGGAGTACCCGCCGACGCCCGCCGCGGGCGACGACGGGGCGATTCTGGCGACCGTCGACGGGGAGTTGGCGATGGTGCCGTTCTAG
- a CDS encoding 1,4-dihydroxy-2-naphthoyl-CoA synthase: MSDSVSETFDPDRWDPVEGSDEFDDVTYHRAVDSPTVRIAFDRPEVRNSFRPGTVDELYAALDHARKQADVGCVLLTGNGPSENDGGWAFCAGGDQSVRGESGYEYREGDEADDSDDPLVREAKAGRLHVLEVQRLIRFMPKPVVAVVPGWAVGGGHSLHVVCDLTLASEEHAKFLQTDPDVASFDGGFGSAYLAKQVGQKKAREVFFRGKTYSAEEAVDMGMANEAIPHEDLESVALEWADEMTSKSPTAMRMLKFAFNMTDDGLVGQQVFAGEATRLAYMTPEAQEGRDAFLEGREQDFSGYPWHY; this comes from the coding sequence ATGTCCGACTCAGTCTCGGAGACCTTCGACCCCGACCGCTGGGACCCGGTCGAGGGCAGCGACGAGTTCGACGACGTCACCTACCACCGCGCGGTCGACTCGCCGACCGTCCGCATCGCGTTCGACCGGCCGGAGGTCAGAAACTCGTTCCGCCCCGGAACGGTCGACGAACTGTACGCCGCGCTCGATCACGCCCGCAAGCAGGCCGACGTCGGCTGCGTCCTCCTCACGGGAAACGGCCCGTCGGAGAACGACGGCGGCTGGGCGTTCTGTGCCGGCGGCGACCAGTCGGTCCGTGGCGAGTCGGGCTACGAGTACCGCGAGGGCGACGAGGCGGACGATTCGGACGACCCGCTCGTCAGGGAGGCCAAGGCCGGCCGCCTGCACGTCCTCGAGGTCCAGCGGCTGATCAGGTTCATGCCCAAGCCGGTCGTCGCGGTCGTGCCGGGCTGGGCGGTCGGCGGCGGCCACTCGCTGCACGTCGTCTGTGACCTCACGCTCGCCAGCGAGGAGCACGCGAAGTTCCTCCAGACCGACCCCGACGTGGCCTCCTTCGACGGCGGCTTCGGCTCGGCGTACCTCGCCAAGCAGGTCGGCCAGAAGAAGGCCCGCGAGGTGTTCTTCCGCGGGAAGACGTACTCGGCCGAGGAGGCGGTCGACATGGGGATGGCGAACGAGGCGATTCCCCACGAGGACCTCGAATCCGTCGCGCTGGAGTGGGCGGACGAGATGACGAGCAAGTCGCCGACGGCGATGCGGATGCTGAAGTTCGCGTTCAACATGACCGACGACGGCCTCGTGGGCCAGCAGGTGTTCGCGGGCGAGGCGACGCGGCTCGCGTACATGACGCCCGAGGCGCAGGAGGGCCGGGACGCGTTCCTCGAGGGGCGCGAGCAGGACTTCTCGGGGTATCCCTGGCACTACTAA
- a CDS encoding MFS transporter has product MSPFSRAVGRVPRETALVVGLVSGSHVVNHMYLVLFPPILGVLAADFDVTLAQLGLALGVQAFVNTAFQLPYGHLADTRDRTLALGLCLGLGSLGVLVIAGAPTFEWVVAGQALIGLGVAGHHPSHFPLLADATPESSRARAFSIHGFAGNLGFAAPPVLITAVIALPGLTWRDAFALIGGGGLVLGLLCVLAIRLFVPASVRRPHRDAGDAAGDATVRSPVERVRRGVDSMLASPGIVGLGAFALVASTVMWGVTTYVVVLLTDGYGLGSGTANLALSASFVVGAGFVLLGGDLTDRFRPAPILVGSYLLVTAFVFALGSMVIPPLAAAVFAVLAGSAGSLAMPARDKLADALSARGNVGRNFAVITVGIMIGNTLAAPVFGALIEWQGLRTTFLAIGAVAVLCVAMVGVLVSRFDPDTAEATAA; this is encoded by the coding sequence GTGTCCCCGTTCAGTCGCGCCGTCGGGAGGGTGCCCCGCGAGACGGCGCTCGTCGTCGGCCTCGTCAGCGGCTCGCACGTCGTGAACCACATGTACCTCGTGCTGTTCCCGCCCATCCTCGGCGTCCTCGCAGCCGACTTCGACGTGACCCTGGCGCAACTCGGCCTCGCGCTCGGCGTGCAGGCGTTCGTCAACACCGCCTTCCAGCTCCCGTACGGCCACCTCGCGGACACGCGGGACCGGACGCTCGCGCTGGGACTCTGTCTCGGCCTCGGCTCGCTCGGCGTCCTCGTCATCGCCGGCGCCCCGACGTTCGAGTGGGTCGTCGCGGGCCAGGCGCTCATCGGCCTCGGCGTCGCCGGCCACCACCCCTCGCACTTCCCGCTGCTGGCGGACGCGACGCCGGAATCGAGCCGCGCCCGGGCGTTCAGCATCCACGGCTTCGCGGGCAACCTCGGGTTCGCGGCACCGCCGGTGCTCATCACCGCGGTGATCGCGCTCCCGGGATTGACCTGGCGCGACGCGTTCGCGCTCATCGGCGGCGGCGGCCTCGTGCTGGGGCTGCTCTGTGTCCTCGCCATCCGCCTGTTCGTCCCGGCGTCGGTCCGACGACCGCACCGGGACGCCGGCGACGCAGCGGGCGACGCGACCGTGCGCTCACCCGTCGAACGGGTCCGCAGGGGGGTCGACTCGATGCTCGCCTCGCCAGGCATCGTCGGCCTCGGGGCGTTCGCGCTCGTCGCCTCGACGGTGATGTGGGGCGTGACGACGTACGTCGTCGTGCTGCTGACCGACGGCTACGGGCTGGGGTCGGGGACGGCGAACCTCGCGCTCTCGGCGTCGTTCGTCGTCGGCGCCGGGTTCGTGCTGCTGGGCGGCGACCTCACCGACCGGTTCAGGCCGGCTCCCATCCTCGTCGGGAGCTACCTCCTGGTCACGGCGTTCGTGTTCGCGCTCGGGTCGATGGTGATCCCGCCGCTGGCCGCGGCGGTCTTCGCGGTCCTCGCCGGGAGCGCCGGGAGCCTGGCGATGCCCGCGCGGGACAAACTCGCGGACGCGCTCTCGGCGCGGGGCAACGTGGGGCGGAACTTCGCGGTCATCACGGTCGGCATCATGATCGGCAACACCCTCGCCGCGCCCGTGTTCGGCGCGCTCATCGAGTGGCAGGGGCTCCGGACGACGTTCCTCGCCATCGGCGCGGTCGCGGTCCTCTGTGTCGCCATGGTCGGCGTCCTAGTGAGCAGGTTCGATCCCGATACCGCGGAGGCCACGGCCGCGTAA
- a CDS encoding 1,4-dihydroxy-2-naphthoate polyprenyltransferase, whose translation MNTSTRDVSARRAWLMAARPQTLPIALSPVLVGTGLALDAGVFAPLPAAVALVGALLIQIGTNFANDYYDAVQGADTEEREGFTRATAGGLIDPAAVKRAMWLTFAAAILVGTYLVSVGGLPIVVVGLLSVAAGVAYTGGPYPLGYHGLGDLFVFVFFGLVAVTGTYYVQAAAELGVDVLTLVPRPELVPLAAVVASLPVAALATDVLVVNNVRDREEDETTGKRTLAVRFGYGPSRVQFLLLLGMAYTIPVVFAVTTGSLATLLPLLTLPYAALLTRTMLTETSGEALNPALERNGKLLAAFSALFGLGLAI comes from the coding sequence ATGAACACATCGACCCGGGACGTCTCCGCGCGGCGGGCGTGGCTCATGGCCGCGCGCCCGCAGACGTTGCCCATCGCGCTCTCGCCGGTCCTCGTCGGCACCGGCCTCGCGCTCGACGCCGGCGTGTTCGCGCCGCTCCCGGCGGCCGTCGCGCTGGTCGGCGCGCTGTTGATCCAGATCGGGACGAACTTCGCCAACGACTACTACGACGCCGTCCAGGGCGCCGACACCGAGGAGCGCGAGGGGTTCACCCGCGCGACCGCCGGCGGCCTCATCGACCCGGCCGCGGTCAAGCGCGCGATGTGGCTCACGTTCGCGGCCGCGATCCTCGTCGGCACGTACCTCGTCTCCGTCGGCGGCCTGCCCATCGTCGTCGTGGGCCTGCTGTCGGTCGCCGCGGGCGTCGCCTACACCGGGGGCCCGTACCCGCTCGGCTACCACGGCCTCGGCGACCTCTTCGTCTTCGTCTTCTTCGGCCTCGTCGCGGTCACGGGCACCTACTACGTCCAGGCCGCCGCCGAACTCGGCGTCGACGTCCTCACGCTCGTCCCCCGGCCCGAACTCGTCCCGCTCGCAGCCGTCGTCGCCTCGCTCCCCGTCGCCGCCCTGGCCACCGACGTCCTCGTCGTGAACAACGTCCGCGACAGGGAGGAGGACGAGACGACGGGCAAGCGTACGCTCGCGGTCCGGTTCGGCTACGGCCCCTCGCGCGTCCAGTTCCTGCTCCTGCTCGGGATGGCGTACACTATCCCGGTCGTCTTCGCGGTCACGACCGGGAGCCTCGCCACGCTGCTCCCCCTCCTGACCCTGCCGTACGCCGCGCTCCTCACGCGAACGATGCTCACGGAGACGTCGGGGGAGGCGCTGAACCCGGCGCTCGAACGGAACGGCAAACTGCTCGCCGCGTTCTCCGCGCTGTTCGGGCTCGGGCTGGCGATCTGA
- a CDS encoding mandelate racemase/muconate lactonizing enzyme family protein, which yields MPAFDARLREFSLPLRSPLGTATGELATRDVTILTLAAETADGDPVRGVGEAAPLPPWTEDGETCRAALSDVQETLRGGGDVPLEAHPLDDRLIEDLPPAARHAVTLATADAEARVEGVPLASELAERAAIDADPAETVPANATVGDGSVAETVSAATSAVEAGFDCLKCKVGARDLDADLDRLRAVRAAVGDDASLRADANGAWSLAAAERAMDALADLGFEYVEQPVPADAHEDLAALRGRGVDLALDESVNAAGEWPRPIPEYADVAVLKPMAQGGPGATAALARHLDSQGVAPVVTTTIDAAVARTAAVHVAAAVPGGGERTHGLATADLLAEDVAHDPVPVEDGRIRVPAGPGLAGDAFDELR from the coding sequence ATGCCGGCGTTCGACGCACGGCTCCGCGAATTCTCGCTCCCGCTGCGGTCGCCGCTGGGCACCGCGACCGGCGAGCTAGCCACGCGAGACGTCACGATCCTCACGCTAGCGGCCGAGACGGCGGACGGCGACCCCGTTCGCGGCGTCGGCGAGGCCGCTCCGCTCCCGCCCTGGACCGAGGACGGCGAGACGTGTCGGGCCGCGCTCTCGGACGTCCAGGAAACGCTCCGAGGGGGCGGGGACGTCCCGCTCGAGGCCCACCCGCTCGACGACCGCCTGATCGAGGACCTCCCGCCGGCCGCCCGCCACGCGGTCACGCTCGCCACCGCCGACGCCGAGGCACGAGTCGAGGGCGTTCCGCTGGCGTCGGAACTGGCGGAACGGGCCGCGATCGACGCCGACCCGGCCGAAACGGTTCCCGCCAACGCCACCGTCGGCGACGGGTCGGTCGCGGAGACGGTCTCGGCGGCGACGTCGGCCGTCGAGGCCGGCTTCGACTGTCTCAAGTGCAAGGTCGGCGCCCGTGACCTCGACGCCGACCTCGACCGCCTGCGGGCCGTCCGGGCGGCCGTCGGCGACGACGCGTCGCTCAGGGCGGACGCCAACGGCGCATGGTCCCTGGCGGCGGCCGAACGCGCGATGGACGCGCTCGCCGACCTGGGTTTCGAGTACGTCGAACAGCCGGTCCCGGCGGACGCGCACGAGGACCTGGCCGCCCTCCGGGGACGGGGGGTCGACCTCGCGCTGGACGAGTCGGTGAACGCGGCCGGGGAGTGGCCCCGACCGATCCCCGAGTACGCGGACGTGGCCGTCCTGAAGCCGATGGCCCAGGGCGGGCCGGGGGCGACGGCGGCGCTCGCCCGGCACCTCGACTCGCAGGGCGTTGCTCCGGTCGTCACCACGACCATCGACGCCGCCGTCGCCCGGACCGCCGCGGTCCACGTCGCCGCCGCGGTGCCGGGCGGCGGCGAGCGCACCCACGGGCTCGCCACCGCCGACCTGCTCGCCGAGGACGTCGCGCACGACCCGGTTCCGGTGGAGGACGGTCGGATTCGGGTCCCCGCTGGGCCGGGGCTCGCGGGCGACGCCTTCGACGAACTGCGCTGA
- a CDS encoding halocyanin domain-containing protein: MGTPEAEPTTRRSFLRALGATGVAGSAALAGCSSSSGAEGDEGPYGGWLANTGGFEGEAADRTGQSEVAVEVGAGDGFAFSPAAVRVSTDTTVVWEWTGRGSQHNVVAENDDYESPYYRAGDATWEREFVEAGVSKYFCSPHRNVGMKGVIEVV, translated from the coding sequence ATGGGTACCCCCGAAGCGGAACCGACGACACGGCGCAGTTTCCTCCGGGCGCTGGGAGCGACGGGCGTGGCCGGGAGCGCCGCGCTCGCCGGCTGTTCGAGCAGTTCCGGAGCCGAGGGCGACGAGGGACCGTACGGCGGCTGGCTCGCGAACACCGGCGGCTTCGAGGGCGAGGCGGCCGACCGCACCGGCCAGTCCGAGGTCGCCGTCGAGGTCGGTGCGGGCGACGGGTTCGCGTTCTCCCCCGCCGCAGTCCGCGTCTCGACCGACACGACCGTCGTCTGGGAGTGGACGGGCAGGGGCAGCCAGCACAACGTCGTGGCCGAAAACGACGACTACGAGAGCCCGTACTACCGGGCGGGCGACGCGACGTGGGAACGCGAGTTCGTCGAGGCCGGCGTCTCGAAGTACTTCTGTTCGCCACACCGGAACGTCGGGATGAAGGGCGTCATCGAGGTCGTCTAG
- a CDS encoding long-chain-fatty-acid--CoA ligase has product MVNLVNNVAAAAEEHGDGTAVSFRGQDVPYRELWGQIGAFASGLAEAGVEPGNRVGLYLPNLPQFVIGFHGTLRAGGVVVPMNPQYKAREIEHLLSDSEADVVVALADLAPFVEEVREETGVEHLVTVGGETEGGVTFDEFCGSPAFETVGRADDDVACQPYTSGTTGQPKGVLLTHENLRSNAEMSQTLPAGGLRPDDKLLGVLPLFHIYGMTVVMNATLFAGGAYYPLPSWDAQESLDLIESAELTMMHGVPAMYNDVINQPDVEDRHLSSLRMCGVGGAGIPIEVLRRFEELFDVKVYEGYGLTETSPVTHFNSPDEGRRVGSIGRTLPGVDSRIVTPEFEDVPPVAEGPVDEDEVDLDEITGEVVVAGPNVMKGYHDRPEANEAVFTHADGKRWFHTGDVGYHDEDGFFYVVDREKHMINTAGYNVYPREVEELLFEHEAVADVAVVGIPDDRRGETVKAFVVTTPDADVTADELRQFCLDNLAEYKHPREVEFVEELPRTTTGKVQKFELRGE; this is encoded by the coding sequence ATGGTCAATCTTGTCAATAACGTCGCCGCGGCCGCCGAGGAGCACGGCGACGGGACGGCGGTCAGCTTCCGAGGACAGGACGTTCCCTACCGGGAACTGTGGGGCCAGATCGGCGCGTTCGCGTCCGGGCTGGCCGAGGCCGGCGTCGAACCCGGCAACCGGGTCGGGCTCTACCTCCCGAACCTGCCCCAGTTCGTGATCGGCTTCCACGGGACGCTCCGGGCGGGCGGGGTCGTCGTGCCGATGAACCCGCAGTACAAGGCCCGCGAGATCGAACACCTGCTCTCGGACTCGGAGGCAGACGTCGTCGTCGCGCTCGCGGACCTCGCGCCGTTCGTCGAGGAGGTCCGCGAGGAGACCGGCGTCGAGCACCTCGTCACGGTCGGCGGGGAGACCGAGGGCGGGGTCACGTTCGACGAGTTCTGCGGGTCGCCCGCGTTCGAGACGGTCGGGCGGGCGGACGACGACGTCGCCTGCCAGCCGTACACCTCGGGGACGACCGGCCAGCCGAAGGGCGTCCTGCTCACCCACGAGAACCTGCGGTCGAACGCCGAGATGTCACAGACGCTCCCGGCGGGCGGGCTCCGGCCGGACGACAAGCTGCTCGGGGTGCTCCCGCTGTTCCACATCTACGGCATGACCGTCGTGATGAACGCGACGCTGTTCGCCGGCGGCGCGTACTACCCGCTCCCCTCGTGGGACGCCCAGGAGTCGCTGGACCTCATCGAGTCCGCCGAGCTGACGATGATGCACGGCGTGCCGGCGATGTACAACGACGTCATCAACCAGCCGGACGTCGAGGACCGGCACCTCTCCTCGCTCCGGATGTGCGGCGTCGGCGGCGCGGGCATCCCGATCGAGGTGCTCCGACGCTTCGAGGAGCTGTTCGACGTGAAGGTGTACGAGGGGTACGGGCTCACCGAGACGAGCCCGGTCACACACTTCAACAGCCCCGACGAGGGGCGCCGGGTCGGCTCCATCGGCCGGACGCTGCCCGGCGTCGACTCCCGGATCGTCACGCCCGAGTTCGAGGACGTCCCCCCCGTCGCGGAGGGGCCCGTGGACGAGGACGAGGTCGACCTGGACGAGATCACGGGCGAGGTCGTCGTCGCCGGCCCGAACGTCATGAAGGGGTACCACGACCGGCCGGAGGCGAACGAGGCGGTGTTCACCCACGCCGACGGGAAGCGCTGGTTCCACACCGGCGACGTCGGCTACCACGACGAGGACGGCTTCTTCTACGTCGTCGACCGGGAGAAGCACATGATCAACACCGCGGGCTACAACGTCTACCCGCGCGAGGTCGAGGAGCTGCTGTTCGAACACGAGGCGGTCGCCGACGTCGCCGTCGTGGGGATTCCGGACGACCGGCGCGGCGAGACGGTGAAGGCGTTCGTCGTCACGACGCCCGACGCGGACGTCACCGCCGACGAGCTCCGGCAGTTCTGTCTCGACAACCTCGCCGAGTACAAGCACCCGCGTGAGGTGGAGTTCGTCGAGGAACTCCCGCGGACCACGACCGGGAAGGTCCAGAAGTTCGAGCTCCGGGGCGAATGA
- a CDS encoding enoyl-CoA hydratase/isomerase family protein: protein MSDESDPADPVRTDGGDGAGDPGDATGTGASDAGATGTDAVRLETDDETGIARVVLADPDRRNALSVEVTHGIMAALEELEGGDARCVVIEGEGPAFSAGGDVAAMLERHEGDEPLDDAVRHIVQDTGRCIERVHDCEFPTVAKVDGPAFGAGGNLAIACDVQVMHEGARIGFGFRNVGLAVDSGTSYLLPKLVGANVAKELVFTGELLDAERAAELGVVNHVHPDGEFEERAEALVAELASGPTVALRTSKRLLNAEFASLAEAVEHEAGAQSAVFASRDHAEGIEAFREKRDPEFEGT from the coding sequence ATGAGCGACGAGAGCGACCCCGCCGACCCGGTTCGGACCGACGGCGGCGACGGCGCGGGCGACCCGGGCGACGCCACGGGCACCGGTGCGAGCGATGCGGGTGCGACCGGCACCGACGCCGTCCGCCTCGAAACCGACGACGAGACGGGCATCGCGCGCGTCGTCCTCGCGGACCCCGACCGCCGAAACGCGCTCTCGGTCGAGGTGACCCACGGGATCATGGCCGCGCTCGAGGAGCTGGAGGGCGGCGACGCCCGCTGTGTCGTCATCGAGGGCGAAGGGCCGGCGTTCTCGGCCGGCGGCGACGTCGCTGCGATGCTGGAGCGCCACGAGGGCGATGAGCCGCTGGACGACGCGGTCCGACACATCGTTCAGGACACGGGCCGCTGCATCGAGCGCGTCCACGACTGCGAGTTCCCGACGGTCGCGAAGGTGGACGGCCCGGCGTTCGGCGCGGGCGGCAACCTCGCCATCGCGTGCGACGTGCAGGTGATGCACGAGGGCGCGAGGATCGGGTTCGGGTTCAGGAACGTCGGTCTCGCGGTCGACTCCGGAACGTCGTACCTGCTGCCGAAGCTCGTGGGCGCGAACGTCGCGAAGGAACTCGTGTTCACGGGCGAACTGCTCGACGCCGAGCGCGCGGCGGAACTCGGCGTCGTCAACCACGTCCACCCGGACGGCGAGTTCGAGGAGCGCGCGGAGGCGCTCGTCGCGGAGCTCGCCTCGGGCCCCACGGTCGCGCTGCGGACCTCGAAGCGCCTCCTGAACGCGGAGTTCGCGTCGCTGGCCGAGGCGGTCGAGCACGAGGCCGGCGCACAGTCCGCGGTGTTCGCCTCGCGCGATCACGCCGAGGGCATCGAGGCGTTCCGCGAGAAGCGCGACCCCGAGTTCGAGGGGACGTAG